A genome region from Nitrospirota bacterium includes the following:
- a CDS encoding glycosyltransferase family 2 protein, protein MSNGVEEGMNGPVTVSVVIPLYNGASVIKETIESVLAQTWTDREIIVIDDGSTDGSAEIVKAFGARVRYYAFENGGVAKARNRGIALSRGSYIALLDHDDLWAPTKLAKQVAMLKARPEIGMVTTGIVHMNCYGQPLENFPTGPPSEFYQLFVKGFGPTPSAVMLRRSVIHQVGGFDERFGSAGLDDHEFWPRVARECEIVLIDEPLTYHRHGEDKPPQVELGHRILLNEALLQRFGHEYDKRRYLMKERAVYFADMGKWRLQQGDLAGRADLLKALRCCVRDVWSWKAARRAMSRIVRSYFSFATKRVR, encoded by the coding sequence ATGTCGAATGGGGTCGAGGAAGGCATGAATGGTCCTGTCACGGTCAGTGTGGTCATCCCACTGTACAATGGGGCTTCCGTGATCAAGGAAACGATTGAAAGCGTGTTGGCACAAACCTGGACGGATCGGGAGATCATCGTGATCGATGATGGATCCACCGATGGATCGGCGGAAATCGTCAAAGCATTCGGCGCGCGGGTGCGATATTATGCGTTCGAGAACGGAGGCGTGGCCAAAGCGAGAAACCGTGGCATTGCCCTGTCGCGCGGAAGCTATATCGCGTTGCTTGATCACGATGATCTTTGGGCGCCAACGAAGCTTGCCAAGCAGGTGGCAATGTTGAAGGCAAGGCCGGAAATTGGAATGGTGACGACGGGCATCGTGCATATGAATTGTTACGGGCAACCTCTGGAAAATTTTCCAACCGGTCCTCCGAGCGAATTTTATCAATTGTTTGTCAAGGGATTTGGTCCAACCCCTTCTGCTGTAATGCTCCGACGATCGGTTATTCATCAGGTCGGGGGGTTTGATGAGCGCTTTGGTTCAGCCGGACTGGATGACCATGAATTTTGGCCCAGGGTTGCGCGGGAGTGCGAGATCGTCTTGATTGACGAGCCGCTCACATATCATCGTCATGGGGAGGATAAGCCGCCACAAGTGGAGCTGGGACATCGGATCTTGCTGAACGAGGCGCTCTTGCAGCGGTTCGGTCACGAATATGACAAGCGACGCTACCTTATGAAAGAGAGAGCCGTATATTTTGCTGACATGGGTAAGTGGCGTCTTCAACAAGGGGATCTGGCAGGGCGTGCCGACTTGCTCAAGGCGTTGCGTTGCTGTGTCCGTGATGTCTGGAGTTGGAAGGCGGCCCGGCGAGCCATGAGCCGGATAGTCAGGTCTTATTTTTCATTTGCGACAAAAAGGGTGCGATAA